ATCGAAACCATCATCACTTCTTCATCAGAGCCCGCACTGTCAACAGCCGAACAGCTGGGCGAAAACCTGGGCGTCCCGGTCAAGGAAAAGGAAGGCCTGAAAAACCTGAACCAGGGACTCTGGCAAGGCCTGGAATACGAAGAAGTCCGTCGGAAGTACCCCAAATTACTCAAACAATGGGCCGAATCTCCCGAAACGGTCTGCCCGCCTGAAGGGGAACTCGCCTCGGAAGCGGTCAACAGGGTCCAGAAAACATTACAGAAATACCTGAAGAAGAAACAGAACTTCGCCATCGTGGCTTCAGAACCGCTGGCGACGATCATTTCCAGCCTCCTGCGGAACGAACAGAAAGAAAAAATTTGTTTTGAGCACGCCGGACGCTTCTGTCACAATGAAATGTTGGAAATTCTTGAGTCACCCCCTAAAAAAAGTGATTCAAAACAGGTAAATTTTGACGATCAATCAGAAAAGAGGGATTCCCAACAGGGTCAAAGCTGCCATACAGAAAAATGGCGCTACGAGGAGGCTAAGTAATATGAGTTCTGCTCCCAAGTCAAACGTCGATTCAAAGCTCAGCCACACCACCCGCCCCAAGCGAGGGGTGCCGGAAGGACTCTGGCAACGCTGTCCTGCCTGTAAC
This genomic stretch from Gimesia sp. harbors:
- a CDS encoding histidine phosphatase family protein; this translates as MPTVVLIRPGCTDFDKDERIQGTLDLPLNAKGEEQVRNLIPQLEQAGIETIITSSSEPALSTAEQLGENLGVPVKEKEGLKNLNQGLWQGLEYEEVRRKYPKLLKQWAESPETVCPPEGELASEAVNRVQKTLQKYLKKKQNFAIVASEPLATIISSLLRNEQKEKICFEHAGRFCHNEMLEILESPPKKSDSKQVNFDDQSEKRDSQQGQSCHTEKWRYEEAK